In a single window of the Streptacidiphilus sp. P02-A3a genome:
- the mtrA gene encoding MtrAB system response regulator MtrA, with protein sequence MKGRVLIVDDDTALAEMLGIVLRGEGFEPSFVADGDKALAAFREVKPDLVLLDLMLPGRDGIDVCRQIRAESGVPIVMLTAKTDTVDVVVGLESGADDYMTKPFKPKELVARVRARLRRAEEPSPEQLSIGDLVIDVAGHSVKRDGRGIPLTPLEFDLLVALARKPWQVFTREVLLEQVWGYRHAADTRLVNVHVQRLRSKIERDPERPEIVVTVRGVGYKAGPS encoded by the coding sequence ATGAAGGGACGCGTCTTGATCGTCGATGACGACACTGCTCTGGCTGAGATGCTTGGCATCGTGCTGCGCGGGGAGGGTTTTGAGCCGTCTTTTGTCGCTGACGGCGACAAGGCTCTGGCCGCCTTCCGCGAGGTGAAGCCCGACCTGGTGTTGCTCGACCTGATGTTGCCGGGCAGGGACGGAATCGACGTTTGTCGTCAGATCCGTGCCGAGTCCGGCGTGCCGATCGTCATGCTCACTGCCAAGACCGACACGGTTGACGTGGTCGTCGGTCTTGAGTCCGGGGCGGACGACTACATGACCAAGCCTTTCAAGCCGAAGGAGCTGGTAGCCCGGGTACGGGCGCGGCTTCGTCGCGCGGAGGAGCCGAGTCCCGAGCAGCTGTCGATCGGCGATCTGGTGATCGACGTGGCAGGACACTCGGTGAAGCGCGACGGGCGGGGCATTCCGCTGACGCCGCTGGAGTTCGATCTCCTGGTGGCGCTGGCCCGCAAGCCCTGGCAGGTGTTCACCCGTGAGGTGCTGCTGGAACAGGTCTGGGGCTATCGGCATGCCGCTGACACGCGGCTGGTGAACGTGCACGTCCAGCGTCTGCGCTCGAAGATCGAGCGGGACCCTGAGCGGCCCGAGATCGTCGTGACCGTTCGCGGCGTGGGCTACAAGGCGGGACCGAGTTGA
- the mtrB gene encoding MtrAB system histidine kinase MtrB: MRSLLRMIQRRVTRPFLRLTGLYRRSIQLRVVATTLVLSLAVVLVLGVVVMSAVRNGLLEAKQDAAKIQAQSGFAVAQRAAAQQDSTSGRTTGGVAATGSAQSNADSQVDIGTWLTQQVSQLANSGTGEYALVGMVPSTDVWAQATGAAPDANGPREVGNVDPTASIPAAFQYQVAEHPGATQEQYTRIHDLDDGKTSAGLIVAQQLSVDGQSYQLYYLFPFTLEQNTLNLVTSTLAMAGVFVVILLGAISWLVVRQVVTPVRMAAEISERLADGRLEERMKVSGTDDIARLGESFNRMGSALQSQIRQLEELSRVQRRFVSDVSHELRTPLTTVRMAADLLYESREDFGDPAAERSAELLQNQLDRFESLLADLLEISRFDAGAAILDAEPADLRDVVARVIEGAEPLARTKGSAVIVRGGDEPVVAEVDPRRIERVLRNLVVNALEHGEGRDIEVRLAAGDGAVAIAVRDHGIGLKPGEASRVFNRFWRADPARARTTGGTGLGLSIALEDAALHGGWLHAWGEPGGGSQFRLTVPRNAGGEVQRSPIPLEPEDSRSNRGLDLAGMPYRRSARQAEVMAMNESLDPGAALGVGLGSGLGGVLGYGSVIPGVSGRMPLPPSNPADLGVASGYGATGAQVVVSKEGRDEGAAAQE; the protein is encoded by the coding sequence ATGCGTTCACTTCTGAGGATGATCCAGCGCCGGGTGACCCGGCCGTTTCTGCGGCTGACCGGGCTATACCGCCGGTCCATCCAGCTCCGGGTGGTGGCCACCACGCTGGTGCTCTCGCTCGCGGTGGTGCTGGTGCTCGGCGTCGTGGTGATGAGCGCGGTCCGTAACGGACTGCTCGAAGCCAAGCAGGACGCCGCGAAGATCCAGGCCCAGAGCGGCTTCGCGGTCGCGCAGCGGGCGGCGGCCCAGCAGGACAGCACGTCCGGGCGTACCACCGGCGGTGTGGCGGCGACTGGGAGCGCCCAGTCGAACGCCGACAGTCAGGTGGACATCGGCACCTGGCTGACGCAGCAGGTCAGCCAGCTGGCGAACAGTGGCACCGGTGAGTACGCCTTGGTCGGTATGGTCCCGAGCACTGACGTCTGGGCACAGGCGACCGGAGCCGCGCCGGACGCCAACGGGCCCAGGGAGGTCGGCAACGTCGATCCGACCGCCAGCATCCCCGCCGCCTTCCAGTACCAGGTCGCCGAGCATCCGGGAGCGACCCAGGAGCAGTACACCAGGATCCATGACCTGGACGACGGGAAGACGAGTGCGGGGCTGATCGTCGCCCAGCAGTTGTCCGTGGACGGCCAGTCCTACCAGCTGTACTACCTCTTCCCGTTCACCCTGGAACAGAACACGCTGAACCTGGTCACCAGCACGCTGGCCATGGCCGGGGTGTTCGTGGTGATCCTGCTGGGGGCGATCTCCTGGCTGGTGGTCCGCCAGGTCGTCACACCGGTGCGGATGGCGGCGGAGATCTCCGAGCGCCTGGCCGACGGCCGCCTTGAGGAGCGGATGAAGGTCTCCGGAACGGACGACATCGCGCGCCTCGGCGAGTCCTTCAACCGCATGGGCAGTGCTCTGCAGTCGCAGATCCGCCAGCTGGAGGAGCTCTCCCGGGTCCAGCGGCGCTTTGTCTCCGACGTCTCGCACGAGCTGCGGACCCCGCTGACAACCGTGCGGATGGCCGCCGACCTGCTGTACGAGTCGCGCGAGGACTTCGGCGACCCGGCGGCGGAACGATCCGCCGAACTGCTGCAGAACCAGCTGGACCGCTTTGAGTCGCTCCTCGCGGACCTGCTCGAAATCAGCAGGTTCGACGCGGGGGCGGCCATCCTCGACGCCGAGCCCGCGGACCTGCGGGACGTGGTGGCGCGGGTGATCGAGGGGGCCGAGCCGTTGGCGCGGACCAAGGGCAGTGCGGTGATCGTCCGAGGCGGCGACGAGCCGGTGGTGGCGGAGGTCGATCCGCGCCGGATCGAGCGGGTGCTGCGGAACCTCGTGGTCAACGCGCTGGAGCACGGCGAGGGGCGCGACATCGAGGTGCGTCTGGCCGCGGGGGACGGTGCCGTGGCCATCGCGGTGCGCGACCACGGGATCGGGCTCAAGCCGGGCGAGGCGTCCCGGGTGTTCAACCGGTTCTGGCGGGCCGACCCGGCCCGTGCGCGCACCACCGGCGGGACCGGGCTCGGCCTGTCGATCGCGCTGGAGGACGCCGCGCTGCACGGCGGCTGGCTGCACGCCTGGGGTGAGCCCGGCGGTGGTTCGCAGTTCCGGCTGACCGTCCCGCGCAACGCCGGTGGAGAGGTGCAGCGCTCGCCGATTCCGCTGGAGCCCGAGGACTCCCGCAGCAACCGGGGGCTGGACCTCGCGGGCATGCCCTACCGGAGGTCGGCCCGGCAGGCCGAGGTCATGGCCATGAACGAGTCGCTGGACCCCGGGGCAGCCCTCGGGGTGGGCCTCGGCTCCGGGCTGGGCGGGGTCCTGGGGTACGGTTCCGTGATCCCAGGTGTGTCCGGACGGATGCCGCTTCCGCCGAGCAATCCGGCGGACCTCGGGGTGGCCTCGGGGTACGGAGCCACCGGTGCGCAGGTCGTGGTCTCAAAGGAGGGGCGGGATGAGGGTGCGGCTGCGCAGGAGTAG
- a CDS encoding heavy metal-binding domain-containing protein has protein sequence MSKLEPTAEGIPADAMRRLAELQPGKAGSIFTSDLSVNEFLLVREAGFKPIGLVLGSSIYHVGMQIGRWNKNQELETLSQAMYHARELAMTRMEAEAAALGADGIVGVRLTVEAREFGNDVAEFIAIGTAVKADHPAPGNQTWRNNKGQPFTSDLSGQDFWTLIRAGYAPLGMVMGTCVYHIAHQRMGAVFSNIGKNVEIEQFTQALYDARELAMARMQAEAEALHAEGVVGVQLNAHNHRWGGHTTEFFSIGTAVRPLRADHEIERPTMVLSLDG, from the coding sequence ATGAGCAAGTTGGAACCGACCGCTGAGGGCATCCCGGCCGACGCAATGCGACGGCTGGCCGAGCTACAGCCGGGCAAGGCAGGTTCGATCTTCACCAGTGACCTGTCCGTGAACGAGTTCCTGCTGGTCCGTGAGGCCGGTTTCAAACCGATCGGACTGGTCCTCGGCAGCTCCATCTATCACGTGGGGATGCAGATCGGCCGCTGGAACAAGAACCAGGAGCTGGAGACCCTCAGCCAGGCGATGTACCACGCCCGGGAGCTGGCGATGACCCGGATGGAGGCGGAGGCCGCCGCGCTGGGCGCGGACGGCATCGTCGGGGTCCGGCTGACCGTGGAGGCCCGCGAGTTCGGCAACGACGTGGCCGAGTTCATCGCCATCGGCACGGCCGTGAAGGCGGACCACCCGGCGCCCGGAAACCAGACCTGGCGCAACAACAAGGGCCAGCCGTTCACCTCCGACCTGTCCGGACAGGACTTCTGGACGCTGATCCGGGCCGGCTACGCCCCGCTCGGCATGGTCATGGGCACCTGCGTCTACCACATCGCCCACCAGCGGATGGGTGCGGTGTTCTCGAACATCGGCAAGAACGTGGAGATCGAGCAGTTCACCCAGGCGCTGTACGACGCCCGGGAGCTCGCCATGGCGCGGATGCAGGCCGAGGCCGAGGCGCTGCACGCCGAGGGCGTGGTGGGTGTCCAGCTGAACGCCCACAACCACCGCTGGGGTGGACACACCACCGAGTTCTTCTCCATCGGCACCGCGGTCCGGCCGCTGCGCGCCGACCACGAGATCGAGCGGCCCACCATGGTCCTCAGCCTCGACGGGTGA
- the manA gene encoding mannose-6-phosphate isomerase, class I has protein sequence MDRLTNVIRPYSWGSRTALPELLGTEPTGEPQAELWMGAHPGAPSTLDRGNGPRPLDAVIDANPEGELGTETLARFGPTLPFLLKILAAGEPLSLQVHPDLARARSGFADEEARGIPLDAFGRNYKDANHKPELICALGDFVGLCGFRRPAETARLLEALAVPALLPLARVLREQPEAEALRAALTAVLTTDAETMATTVRQTTEALAQAAKAVEAGDLTGSALAELPASIQSSLGSYAAIGRFYPEDAGVVAALLLNHIRLASGEALFLGAGIPHAYLNGLGVEILANSDNVLRCGLTPKHVDIPELLEVVDFRSTDPDILRPVLLPDADGEELYSAPIDEFRLSRFTLGGAAPQHRRVSGATPQILLCTEGTAVLTDAEGSAITLHPGESAFVPAGGPDPLIGSAVADTRSTVFRATVSV, from the coding sequence GTGGATCGTCTGACCAATGTCATCCGTCCTTACTCCTGGGGTTCCCGGACCGCACTCCCGGAGCTCCTGGGCACCGAGCCCACCGGTGAGCCACAGGCAGAGCTGTGGATGGGCGCCCACCCCGGCGCGCCGTCCACCCTCGACCGAGGGAACGGCCCGCGACCCCTCGACGCAGTCATCGACGCGAATCCCGAGGGTGAACTCGGCACCGAGACCCTCGCCCGTTTTGGCCCCACCCTTCCCTTCCTGCTCAAGATCCTCGCGGCCGGCGAGCCGCTGTCCCTCCAGGTCCACCCGGACCTGGCCCGGGCCAGGTCCGGCTTCGCCGACGAGGAGGCACGCGGAATCCCGCTGGACGCCTTCGGACGCAACTACAAGGACGCCAACCACAAGCCGGAGCTGATCTGCGCGCTCGGCGACTTCGTCGGCCTCTGCGGTTTTCGGCGCCCGGCGGAGACCGCCCGACTGCTGGAGGCCCTGGCCGTCCCCGCGCTGCTGCCCCTCGCCCGGGTGCTGCGGGAGCAGCCCGAGGCGGAAGCCCTCCGGGCGGCCCTCACCGCCGTGCTCACCACCGATGCCGAGACCATGGCCACGACGGTTCGGCAGACCACCGAAGCCCTTGCCCAAGCCGCCAAGGCCGTGGAAGCCGGTGACCTCACCGGCTCCGCCCTGGCGGAGCTTCCCGCGTCCATCCAGTCCTCCCTCGGTTCCTACGCGGCGATCGGCCGCTTCTACCCTGAGGACGCCGGTGTCGTCGCCGCCCTCCTGCTGAACCACATCCGGCTCGCCTCGGGTGAGGCCCTGTTCCTGGGGGCCGGCATCCCGCATGCCTACCTGAACGGTCTGGGTGTCGAGATCCTGGCCAACTCCGACAACGTGCTGCGTTGCGGTCTCACGCCCAAGCACGTGGACATTCCCGAACTGCTTGAGGTCGTCGACTTCCGCAGCACCGATCCGGACATCCTGCGGCCCGTGCTGCTCCCGGACGCCGATGGTGAAGAGCTCTACTCAGCTCCCATCGACGAATTCCGGCTCTCCCGGTTCACCCTGGGTGGTGCGGCACCGCAGCACCGCCGCGTCTCCGGTGCCACCCCGCAGATCCTGCTCTGCACGGAGGGGACGGCGGTCCTCACCGATGCCGAGGGATCGGCCATCACGCTCCACCCGGGCGAATCCGCGTTCGTCCCCGCCGGTGGACCCGATCCGCTGATCGGCAGCGCCGTCGCCGACACCCGCAGCACGGTCTTCCGGGCCACGGTTTCGGTGTAG
- a CDS encoding ComF family protein, translating to MTSKPVRMLDTALDLLVPAHCVGCEQPHAQLCPDCRGLLEGAQPAPARPSAAPAELPEVFAATPYAGAVRQILLAHKERGALRLARPLGTALAATVRCAVPPDAASRALPLLLVPIPSARATVRARGHDPTLRLARAAAAGLRGAGVPSRLLPALRQSRRVADQAGLGAADRLRNLRGALSVPPHRHRHLGHGRIILVDDLVTTGATLAEGARALSEAGADVLVAAVVAATVKRSAAQPG from the coding sequence ATGACCAGCAAGCCCGTACGGATGCTCGACACCGCCCTGGACCTGCTTGTTCCCGCTCACTGCGTGGGCTGCGAACAACCGCACGCCCAGCTCTGCCCCGACTGCCGCGGCCTGCTTGAGGGCGCGCAACCAGCACCCGCGCGCCCCTCGGCAGCTCCAGCCGAGCTCCCCGAGGTCTTCGCGGCCACCCCCTATGCGGGCGCGGTCCGGCAGATCCTGCTCGCCCACAAGGAACGCGGAGCACTGCGGCTGGCCCGACCACTCGGCACCGCTCTGGCGGCAACGGTGCGCTGCGCCGTCCCACCCGACGCCGCCAGTCGCGCCCTGCCACTCCTGCTCGTCCCCATCCCCTCGGCCCGCGCGACCGTGCGCGCCCGCGGTCACGACCCCACCCTGCGGCTCGCTCGCGCGGCGGCGGCCGGGCTGCGCGGTGCGGGCGTGCCGTCCCGGCTGCTGCCCGCGCTGCGCCAGTCCCGGCGGGTGGCCGACCAGGCCGGGCTGGGCGCCGCCGACCGGCTGCGCAACCTCCGCGGCGCCCTGTCGGTGCCGCCCCATCGACATAGGCACCTCGGCCACGGCCGGATCATCCTGGTGGACGACCTGGTGACCACCGGCGCGACCTTGGCCGAGGGCGCCCGAGCCCTGTCCGAGGCGGGCGCGGACGTCCTGGTGGCGGCCGTGGTGGCCGCCACCGTCAAGCGCTCCGCCGCTCAGCCGGGATAG
- a CDS encoding heavy metal-binding domain-containing protein, which produces MSVPWSGVGLPPAAAERMAEIKGSGTWTSALSTGEFAAIRGVGFEPVGQVMGSAVFHVGRSGAYWGYHDCLFQGAGFGFSYGNLGNAPIALSGQGAPSAGLVAVFEKARRTALDRMVAECQALGGDGVVSAQLTMAPFAAQPNCLEFKVIGTAVRARGPHRPRRPFTSHLDGQGFAKLLSSGWVPVELLVGMSIGVRHDDYRTQSQTYSWQNVEVKGWSELVHGVRADARRQLQLQGARHGGDGIIMASSALRVWGEGCIRSRNRNSEGEDHVAESTMVATTIARFKTGVAAPRTLSVMPLGDRGDLLRRRLAAVAASPYGDAGEYRRLAQELNELNGQV; this is translated from the coding sequence ATGTCGGTGCCATGGAGCGGGGTCGGGTTGCCACCGGCCGCCGCCGAGCGGATGGCCGAAATCAAGGGCAGTGGAACGTGGACCTCCGCCCTGTCCACGGGCGAGTTCGCCGCGATCCGTGGGGTCGGCTTCGAACCGGTGGGGCAGGTCATGGGCTCCGCCGTCTTCCACGTCGGCCGCAGTGGAGCGTACTGGGGCTACCACGACTGCCTGTTCCAGGGCGCCGGGTTCGGCTTCAGTTACGGCAACCTCGGGAACGCGCCGATCGCGTTGTCGGGCCAGGGAGCGCCCTCGGCCGGACTGGTCGCGGTGTTCGAGAAGGCGCGGCGCACCGCCCTCGATCGGATGGTCGCCGAATGCCAGGCCCTCGGCGGCGACGGCGTGGTGTCCGCCCAGCTGACCATGGCGCCGTTCGCGGCTCAGCCCAACTGCCTGGAGTTCAAGGTCATCGGGACAGCGGTCCGGGCCCGGGGTCCGCACCGCCCCCGGCGTCCGTTCACCTCACATCTGGACGGCCAGGGGTTCGCCAAGCTGCTGTCCTCGGGCTGGGTCCCGGTGGAACTGCTGGTGGGCATGTCGATCGGGGTGCGTCACGACGACTACCGGACCCAGTCGCAGACCTATTCCTGGCAGAACGTCGAGGTCAAAGGGTGGAGCGAGCTTGTGCACGGCGTCCGCGCCGATGCCCGGCGGCAGTTGCAGCTGCAGGGGGCACGGCACGGCGGCGACGGGATCATCATGGCCAGCAGTGCCCTGCGGGTCTGGGGCGAGGGCTGCATCAGGAGCCGCAACCGCAACAGCGAGGGCGAGGACCACGTGGCCGAGTCCACGATGGTCGCGACCACCATCGCCCGCTTCAAGACCGGCGTGGCCGCGCCCAGGACGCTCTCGGTGATGCCGCTGGGCGACCGGGGTGACCTGCTGCGCAGACGCCTGGCCGCGGTGGCTGCCAGCCCGTACGGGGACGCCGGCGAATACCGTCGGCTCGCCCAGGAGTTGAACGAACTGAACGGCCAGGTGTGA
- a CDS encoding LpqB family beta-propeller domain-containing protein: protein MRVRLRRSSVRGLSALALGMVLTGCATMPDSGAPGPDSGSQETTNQANNRLVVVAVPPQAGEAPAELLVSFLDDLVSDEPDYSTAKEYLADPGAWDPSARVTVLDEIRQSRTSGSLASGKITYTVSGTVDAMLDADQDYVQGSNTEVHEQFSFVRNAKGNWQITGLPPGLIIRSGDFQRLYESANLYFPANGSHNSNGVPPLVADPIWMRSRIDPLEDAARALVSGFPAQLGSVVTSAFPAGVSVGSVLPNSDGTAKVVLNSSDRTLLDDQNACTEMAAQMYATLSSVPVQQGEQSSQQVSSVALYQGSDVTQKCWVGGNSPYAPAQGPASTAYFVDTSGHLKSLNVVTEHVASVPGVLEPASAAGISAFAVAPGNGGQVAVIPHDGQDLYVGTLAGSASSQHSALHGKALSSPSWDGTGTLWVVDSDPTAPSQVMALTADGTHRVPVTVEGLPPGGSVEGLRVSQDGARIALIIGEGNQSTVAVGWVERSGPAASPTLTVIGLRYIALSKLTSVQAVSWADDDSVIVLGQSTTSAKALSTWEMDGSSVLIPAPAAPQATSGMTSVSALEADPDPVKEPLIGDSYDDPTDSGKVYVWGTGTNPTWKKLQVQGQTTGSGGPMPSYPG, encoded by the coding sequence ATGAGGGTGCGGCTGCGCAGGAGTAGCGTCCGGGGGCTGTCGGCGCTGGCGCTGGGGATGGTGCTCACGGGGTGCGCGACCATGCCCGACAGCGGAGCGCCGGGCCCGGACTCCGGCAGTCAGGAGACCACCAACCAGGCCAACAACCGGCTGGTGGTGGTCGCCGTCCCGCCCCAGGCGGGGGAGGCCCCGGCGGAGCTGCTGGTCAGTTTCCTGGACGACCTGGTCAGCGATGAGCCGGACTACAGCACTGCCAAGGAGTACCTGGCCGACCCCGGCGCCTGGGATCCCAGCGCGCGGGTGACGGTGCTGGACGAGATACGCCAGAGCCGGACGTCCGGAAGCCTGGCCAGCGGTAAGATCACCTACACGGTTTCGGGAACGGTCGACGCCATGCTCGACGCCGACCAGGACTACGTGCAGGGCAGCAACACCGAGGTCCACGAGCAGTTCAGCTTCGTCAGGAACGCCAAGGGGAACTGGCAGATCACCGGCCTTCCGCCAGGGCTGATCATACGATCGGGGGACTTCCAGCGGCTCTACGAATCGGCGAACCTCTACTTCCCGGCGAACGGCTCGCACAACAGCAACGGTGTGCCGCCGCTGGTGGCCGATCCGATCTGGATGCGCAGCCGCATCGATCCGTTGGAGGACGCGGCGCGAGCACTGGTCAGCGGTTTTCCGGCGCAGCTGGGGTCGGTGGTCACCTCGGCGTTTCCGGCCGGAGTCTCGGTGGGCTCGGTTCTGCCCAATAGCGACGGCACCGCCAAAGTGGTGCTGAACTCCTCGGACAGGACGCTGCTGGACGACCAGAACGCCTGTACCGAGATGGCCGCCCAGATGTACGCCACGCTGAGTTCGGTCCCGGTGCAGCAGGGCGAGCAGAGCAGTCAGCAGGTCTCCTCGGTCGCGCTGTACCAGGGCTCCGACGTCACCCAGAAGTGCTGGGTGGGCGGCAACAGCCCCTATGCCCCGGCGCAGGGGCCGGCTTCGACCGCGTACTTTGTCGACACGTCCGGTCATCTGAAGAGCCTGAACGTGGTGACCGAGCACGTCGCGAGCGTGCCCGGCGTGCTGGAGCCCGCGAGTGCGGCCGGGATCAGCGCCTTCGCGGTCGCTCCTGGGAACGGTGGCCAGGTGGCGGTGATTCCGCATGACGGCCAGGACCTCTATGTGGGCACGCTGGCGGGTTCGGCGAGTTCGCAGCACTCCGCGCTGCACGGAAAGGCGCTCAGCAGTCCGAGCTGGGACGGGACCGGGACGTTGTGGGTGGTCGACAGCGATCCCACGGCGCCGTCGCAGGTGATGGCTCTGACGGCGGACGGCACCCATCGGGTCCCGGTCACCGTGGAGGGCCTGCCCCCGGGCGGCTCGGTGGAGGGACTGCGGGTCTCCCAGGACGGCGCCAGGATCGCGCTGATCATCGGTGAGGGCAACCAGAGCACGGTGGCCGTGGGCTGGGTGGAACGCTCTGGCCCGGCCGCCTCGCCGACCCTGACGGTTATCGGGCTGCGCTACATCGCGCTCTCCAAACTGACCAGTGTGCAGGCGGTGTCCTGGGCGGACGACGACAGTGTGATCGTGCTGGGGCAGTCGACCACGTCGGCCAAGGCGCTCTCGACCTGGGAGATGGACGGCTCGTCGGTGCTGATACCCGCCCCCGCCGCGCCGCAGGCGACCAGCGGGATGACCTCGGTGTCGGCGCTGGAGGCGGATCCCGACCCGGTCAAGGAACCTCTGATCGGCGACTCCTACGACGATCCGACCGACTCGGGCAAGGTCTACGTCTGGGGGACCGGCACCAACCCGACCTGGAAGAAACTACAGGTCCAAGGGCAGACCACCGGCTCCGGCGGTCCGATGCCGAGCTATCCCGGCTGA
- the ahcY gene encoding adenosylhomocysteinase, which translates to MSTAPSGDFKVADLNLAAFGRKEIQLAEHEMPGLMSIRKEYAASQPLAGARITGSLHMTIQTAVLIETLVALGADVRWCSCNIFSTQDHAAAAIAVGPEGTPENPQGVPVFAWKGETLTEYWWCTEQALTWPGEVGPNMILDDGGDATMLIHKGVEFEKAGAAPDPSTADNEEFRVVLELLNRTLTESPRKWTEAAAAVRGVTEETTTGVHRLYEMHRDGKLLFPAINVNDAVTKSKFDNKYGCRHSLIDGINRATDVLIGGKVAVVCGYGDVGKGCAESLRGQGARVIVTEVDPICALQAAMDGYQVTTLEDVVGIADIFITTTGNKDIILARHMEQMKHQAIVGNIGHFDNEIDIAGLAKLSGIVKTEVKPQVHEWRFADGHTIILLSEGRLLNLGNATGHPSFVMSNSFANQTIAQIELFTKTEEYPVDVYVLPKHLDEKVARLHLDALGVKLTVLSEEQAAYIGVPVEGPYKPDQYRY; encoded by the coding sequence ATGTCTACTGCTCCCTCCGGTGACTTCAAGGTCGCCGACCTCAACCTTGCCGCGTTCGGCCGCAAGGAGATCCAGCTGGCCGAGCACGAGATGCCCGGCCTGATGTCCATCCGCAAGGAGTACGCGGCCAGCCAGCCGCTCGCGGGTGCGCGGATCACCGGTTCGCTGCACATGACCATCCAGACGGCCGTGCTGATCGAGACCCTGGTCGCCCTCGGCGCCGACGTCCGCTGGTGTTCCTGCAACATCTTCTCCACCCAGGACCACGCCGCCGCCGCCATCGCGGTCGGTCCCGAGGGCACGCCGGAGAACCCCCAGGGCGTTCCGGTCTTCGCCTGGAAGGGCGAGACGCTCACCGAGTACTGGTGGTGCACGGAGCAGGCCCTGACCTGGCCCGGCGAGGTCGGCCCGAACATGATCCTCGACGACGGTGGCGACGCCACGATGCTCATCCACAAGGGCGTCGAGTTCGAGAAGGCCGGCGCCGCGCCGGACCCCTCCACCGCCGACAACGAGGAGTTCCGGGTCGTCCTGGAGCTCCTCAACCGCACCCTCACCGAGTCGCCCCGCAAGTGGACCGAGGCCGCCGCCGCGGTGAGGGGCGTCACCGAGGAGACCACCACCGGCGTGCACCGGCTCTACGAGATGCACCGCGACGGCAAGCTGCTGTTCCCGGCGATCAACGTCAACGACGCGGTCACCAAGTCCAAGTTCGACAACAAGTACGGCTGCCGCCACTCGCTGATCGATGGCATCAACCGCGCCACCGACGTCCTGATCGGCGGCAAGGTCGCGGTCGTCTGCGGCTACGGCGACGTCGGCAAGGGCTGCGCCGAGTCGCTGCGCGGCCAGGGCGCCCGAGTCATCGTCACCGAGGTCGACCCGATCTGCGCCCTGCAGGCGGCCATGGACGGCTACCAGGTCACCACCCTGGAGGACGTCGTCGGTATCGCCGACATCTTCATCACCACCACCGGCAACAAGGACATCATCCTTGCCCGCCACATGGAGCAGATGAAGCACCAGGCCATCGTCGGCAACATCGGCCACTTCGACAACGAGATCGACATCGCCGGGCTGGCCAAGCTTTCCGGGATCGTCAAGACCGAGGTCAAGCCGCAGGTCCACGAGTGGCGCTTCGCGGACGGCCACACCATCATCCTGCTGTCCGAGGGCCGTCTGCTGAACCTCGGCAACGCGACCGGTCACCCCTCGTTCGTGATGTCCAACTCCTTCGCGAACCAGACGATCGCCCAGATCGAGCTCTTCACCAAGACCGAGGAGTACCCGGTCGACGTCTACGTGCTGCCCAAGCACCTGGACGAGAAGGTCGCCCGCCTGCACCTGGACGCCCTGGGCGTGAAGCTCACCGTCCTCTCCGAGGAGCAGGCCGCCTACATCGGCGTGCCGGTCGAGGGCCCCTACAAGCCGGACCAGTACCGCTACTGA
- the hpf gene encoding ribosome hibernation-promoting factor, HPF/YfiA family, giving the protein MDIVVKGRKTEVPERFRKHVAEKLDHVQKLDGKVISLDVELSKERNPRQAERSERVEITLHSRGPVIRAEACAPDPYAALDLASAKLDAQLRKVADRRRVQKGPRSPQSVAEATAALADLPPVTVDLEPSGVRRTRIGSLEIEGDGPLIVREKTHAAVPMALDQAFYEMELVGHDFYLFMDSDTGQPSVVYRRHGYDYGVIHLKLEE; this is encoded by the coding sequence GTGGACATCGTCGTGAAGGGTCGGAAGACCGAGGTGCCCGAGCGGTTCCGCAAGCACGTCGCCGAGAAGCTGGACCACGTCCAGAAGCTCGACGGCAAGGTCATCAGCCTCGATGTGGAGCTCTCCAAGGAGCGCAACCCGCGTCAGGCCGAGCGGTCCGAGCGGGTGGAGATCACGCTTCACAGCAGGGGTCCGGTGATCCGGGCCGAGGCATGCGCCCCCGACCCGTACGCGGCGCTGGACCTGGCCTCGGCCAAGCTTGACGCGCAGTTGCGCAAGGTGGCGGACCGCCGCCGGGTGCAGAAGGGCCCGCGCTCTCCGCAGAGTGTCGCCGAGGCGACCGCCGCACTGGCGGATCTGCCCCCGGTGACCGTCGACCTGGAGCCCTCCGGGGTCAGGCGGACGAGGATCGGATCACTGGAGATCGAGGGCGACGGCCCGCTGATCGTCCGCGAGAAGACCCACGCCGCCGTCCCGATGGCGCTCGACCAGGCGTTCTACGAGATGGAGCTGGTGGGGCACGACTTCTACCTCTTCATGGACAGCGACACCGGCCAGCCGAGCGTGGTCTATCGGCGGCACGGATACGACTACGGCGTGATCCACCTCAAGCTGGAGGAGTAG